The following proteins come from a genomic window of Pseudomonas putida:
- a CDS encoding NTPase KAP produces the protein MLDTRRSMPAVLDRHIEKEEDDAFGHRHYAQALRSLIEDEGHQPPFSIGLLGGWGTGKSSIKEMYTHALADDTSTAGGRRPRSQRFKSITFNAWRFGGKEQDIKRALLRHVFLELGGDESKLHDDLYRNVTHTETVNKGVGELTKQHLMSWVAPVPAFLIAVITYLLFVAAGLKWLPLENAIVQSLFVAAVTGIYAYLIKVMKPTAVSPFNTVTRVHLPSASAEQYEEMLLQQLRKFKASRSNAVPYERLVIFVDDLDRLSAEEMVLGLDAVRTFMEIPVNKLPDNLGLVFVISCDEGKVADALSRRRGNPEQPGSVFNPTDARRYLDRIFQFRLEIPPPPRSDMRQFALSKLKNFPDLVKDISDRGASVEQVVDRMIHINVTDPRNALQIVNAFTQTWWLAKERELGAIGSERPGGLHEGAVTNYPVALGALSAARVSFPGFYQDLQGDPQLLERLTNLMVRQALLDDEPLETRHVLKRYVTQEEGAEKTSVLDGQRDLRQFLASLVGIQWPGSLQSLLLLSEDFATRQYGPHAARIYGYLVSGDTQGFLEALSPRANESLSDQETQLLHGMLSELHRTEDTLKFNAMRVVADIIDRLPPRTRDLVLGILSNDIVTSDSLRSLLGVEKIGRITAISNPTDQKQIASVLIDELLTPDKACTMRLQSGQMPNLEETIIMVEGASQIVLSVFSAHGLGPAAKDRLMQWLSRRIVKTGSGSITLPFSHLQRWMDEFETSLLPEIGTAYVNQLITALHGHEEPHDEDDLIDGLDMQQTTDRINSVWDRMSSEGDESRDELWEQVTNLSNMSAPLIIGCVIRALEQYVPYSDEEQLLKCLARFSIRVADLDNETIDYQRAFRLIVDLGAERKPYFNDEWRESFTDFAISLSTTDGYADDAAEVLRKFVVDHPRSLARVLDHWIRRPLSAIPGVCRNQLFEVFGSLYEHDQTSLVNQLTTLVSSQELDDAQGALYTDAATHIPLQYWSDKLLRPHVDALMLAAPSKIASWDNVLRQLVPGISLVFMQATPTVLGPALQKLFSGAKGHKHAFESLHKHFCGRWPTIEQLPHGYSPQALFNEARQQASSSPGMVGKYTLASMESMITGGIVPSTQGAQLVDTACAVWQQNPAQAIDSLTSGHVRLSSPQLTTLADGVDFNKAVQVEMLERAWTALIPELPVDEYVSAGKAVLLKGPRGNVNDPDLAFSIWCRALKIEAFNNLKSMLLHSEITDEQRKRVYGHIFRAYMDEKESKELPALALQLLKIPESPLTWTAVNGLRSEIKDRLPSHEERLAYARLLLREIPNAASDTAKGHIAAWARAFGTEALLKELDPARLSEADLQIINTAFGTSKPMAGLLKRWLNRN, from the coding sequence ATGCTAGATACACGCCGCTCCATGCCTGCCGTGCTGGATCGCCACATCGAGAAAGAAGAGGATGACGCCTTCGGGCACCGGCACTACGCGCAGGCCCTCCGGAGCTTGATTGAAGATGAAGGTCATCAGCCACCATTCAGCATCGGCTTGCTAGGCGGCTGGGGCACCGGTAAGAGCTCCATCAAAGAGATGTATACGCACGCCTTGGCTGATGACACCTCGACAGCGGGTGGACGCCGCCCGCGCAGTCAGCGTTTCAAAAGCATCACGTTCAACGCTTGGAGATTTGGTGGCAAGGAACAAGACATCAAGCGCGCCCTCCTACGGCACGTGTTCCTGGAGCTGGGTGGCGATGAGAGCAAACTTCATGATGACCTCTACCGCAATGTGACCCACACAGAGACGGTCAACAAGGGTGTCGGTGAACTGACCAAGCAACACCTGATGAGCTGGGTTGCCCCTGTACCGGCGTTCCTGATCGCAGTGATCACCTATCTGCTCTTCGTAGCCGCAGGCTTGAAATGGCTACCGCTGGAGAATGCCATCGTCCAGTCGCTTTTCGTTGCTGCGGTCACTGGGATTTATGCTTACCTGATCAAGGTGATGAAACCGACGGCAGTCAGCCCCTTTAATACCGTCACTCGCGTCCATCTGCCCAGCGCCAGTGCTGAGCAGTATGAAGAGATGCTGTTGCAGCAGTTGCGCAAGTTCAAAGCGTCGAGAAGTAATGCGGTACCCTACGAGCGCCTCGTCATCTTCGTGGACGACCTCGACCGACTCTCAGCGGAAGAAATGGTCTTGGGCCTGGATGCCGTGCGTACATTCATGGAGATCCCGGTCAACAAGCTTCCGGACAACCTCGGCCTGGTATTCGTGATTTCATGCGATGAGGGCAAGGTTGCGGATGCGCTCTCGCGCCGACGCGGCAACCCTGAGCAACCAGGCTCAGTGTTCAACCCCACCGATGCTCGGCGTTACCTTGATCGCATTTTCCAGTTCAGGCTGGAGATTCCGCCTCCGCCGCGAAGCGACATGCGCCAATTCGCGCTTTCCAAGCTCAAGAACTTCCCAGACCTGGTGAAAGACATCTCCGATAGAGGCGCCTCGGTTGAACAGGTGGTGGATCGGATGATTCACATCAACGTCACCGATCCGCGTAATGCCCTTCAGATCGTAAACGCATTCACCCAGACTTGGTGGCTTGCAAAAGAACGCGAGCTTGGCGCCATTGGCAGTGAGCGACCTGGCGGCCTGCATGAGGGTGCCGTCACAAACTACCCGGTTGCGCTAGGGGCATTGAGTGCCGCACGTGTGAGCTTCCCGGGATTTTACCAAGACCTGCAAGGTGACCCGCAGCTGCTGGAGCGCCTCACGAACTTGATGGTCAGGCAGGCGCTGCTCGATGACGAGCCTCTCGAAACTCGCCATGTACTTAAGCGCTATGTGACTCAAGAAGAGGGAGCGGAAAAAACCAGCGTGCTCGATGGGCAGCGCGATCTGCGTCAGTTCCTGGCCAGCCTGGTGGGCATTCAATGGCCGGGCTCGCTGCAGAGCCTGTTGTTGCTGTCCGAGGACTTCGCGACAAGACAATACGGCCCCCATGCTGCGCGGATCTATGGCTACCTGGTCTCCGGAGACACACAGGGCTTCCTGGAGGCCCTTTCTCCTCGTGCCAACGAGTCCTTGAGCGATCAAGAGACTCAGCTGTTGCACGGCATGCTAAGCGAGCTGCATCGCACTGAAGACACGCTCAAGTTCAACGCGATGCGTGTTGTGGCCGACATCATTGATCGCTTGCCGCCGCGTACCCGCGATCTGGTGCTGGGGATTCTGAGCAACGACATCGTGACCTCTGACAGTCTTCGCTCACTGCTTGGCGTAGAGAAGATCGGTCGGATCACCGCTATCTCGAATCCAACGGATCAAAAGCAGATAGCCTCGGTGTTGATCGACGAGCTGCTGACGCCTGACAAAGCCTGCACCATGCGCCTCCAGTCGGGTCAGATGCCCAATCTGGAAGAAACCATCATCATGGTTGAAGGCGCATCGCAGATAGTGCTCAGCGTGTTTTCCGCTCATGGTCTTGGGCCGGCAGCGAAAGACCGGCTCATGCAATGGCTGTCCAGACGCATAGTAAAAACGGGCTCTGGCTCAATCACCCTCCCGTTTAGCCACCTGCAACGCTGGATGGATGAGTTCGAGACGTCGTTGCTACCGGAGATCGGAACGGCGTACGTAAATCAGTTGATCACTGCGCTACACGGCCATGAAGAACCGCACGATGAAGACGATCTGATTGACGGGCTGGATATGCAGCAAACGACTGACAGGATCAACTCCGTCTGGGATCGCATGTCCAGCGAAGGTGATGAAAGCCGTGATGAGCTTTGGGAGCAGGTGACCAACCTTTCGAACATGAGCGCACCGCTCATCATCGGCTGCGTGATCCGAGCACTGGAGCAATACGTTCCTTACTCAGACGAAGAGCAGTTGCTGAAGTGCCTGGCTAGATTCAGCATCCGAGTAGCTGACCTCGATAACGAGACCATTGATTACCAACGCGCATTCCGGTTGATTGTGGATCTCGGTGCTGAGCGCAAACCGTACTTCAACGACGAATGGCGGGAGAGCTTTACCGATTTTGCGATCTCGTTGAGTACCACTGATGGCTATGCCGATGATGCTGCTGAGGTGCTACGCAAATTTGTGGTGGATCATCCGCGCAGCCTTGCGAGAGTGCTCGATCATTGGATCAGGAGACCCCTTAGCGCCATTCCTGGCGTATGCCGCAATCAGCTGTTTGAGGTATTCGGATCACTCTACGAGCACGACCAAACCTCGCTCGTCAATCAACTGACCACGCTCGTAAGCAGCCAAGAGCTGGATGATGCGCAAGGGGCGCTCTACACAGACGCAGCCACGCATATCCCCTTGCAATACTGGAGCGACAAACTGCTACGCCCTCATGTGGATGCGCTGATGTTGGCGGCCCCAAGCAAAATAGCCTCATGGGACAACGTGCTGCGACAGCTTGTCCCAGGCATTTCACTGGTGTTCATGCAGGCCACTCCGACAGTGTTGGGGCCAGCGCTGCAGAAATTGTTCAGTGGTGCCAAGGGACACAAGCATGCCTTCGAGAGTCTGCACAAGCACTTCTGCGGGCGTTGGCCAACGATTGAGCAGCTTCCCCACGGCTACTCTCCTCAAGCGCTCTTCAACGAAGCAAGGCAGCAGGCCTCATCATCACCAGGCATGGTCGGCAAATACACGCTAGCGTCCATGGAAAGCATGATCACCGGCGGTATCGTTCCATCGACACAAGGTGCTCAACTGGTGGACACAGCATGTGCCGTCTGGCAACAAAATCCCGCACAAGCCATCGACTCCCTGACATCCGGGCATGTAAGGCTCAGCAGCCCTCAGCTCACTACGCTGGCTGATGGTGTCGACTTCAACAAAGCAGTACAGGTTGAGATGCTTGAACGCGCGTGGACGGCGTTGATTCCCGAGTTGCCGGTGGACGAATACGTGAGCGCTGGCAAAGCAGTATTGCTGAAAGGCCCACGGGGCAATGTGAACGACCCTGATCTTGCCTTCTCCATCTGGTGCCGCGCGCTCAAAATCGAAGCATTCAACAACCTAAAATCCATGCTGTTGCACAGCGAGATCACTGATGAGCAACGCAAAAGGGTTTACGGTCACATTTTCCGCGCCTACATGGATGAGAAGGAGTCGAAGGAGCTGCCAGCACTGGCACTTCAACTGCTGAAGATTCCGGAGAGCCCTCTCACTTGGACAGCCGTCAATGGCCTGCGCTCTGAAATCAAAGATCGGCTGCCTAGTCATGAAGAGCGATTGGCATATGCACGTCTTCTGCTGCGTGAGATTCCGAATGCGGCTTCAGATACGGCCAAAGGACACATTGCTGCCTGGGCAAGAGCGTTCGGAACCGAAGCGCTGCTCAAGGAGCTTGATCCGGCACGGTTATCAGAAGCCGATCTGCAAATCATCAACACTGCTTTTGGCACAAGCAAGCCTATGGCTGGCCTGCTGAAGCGCTGGCTCAACCGGAACTGA
- a CDS encoding LysR family transcriptional regulator, producing MNRNDLRRVDLNLLIVFETLMHERSVTRAAEKLFLGQPAISAALSRLRNLFDDPLFVRTGRSMEPSARAHEIFALLSPALDSISTAVSRAAEFDPATSNAVFRIGLSDDAEFALLPQLLKRIRAEAPGIVLVVRRVNYLLMPTLLASGEISVGVSYTSELPANAKRKVLRRSMPKLLRADSVPGSITLDDFCERPHALVSFAGDLSGFIDEALEEIGRKRHVVLAVPQFNGLGSLLAGTDIVATVPDYTADALTAAGGLRAEDLPIPVRSFELHMAWRGAQDNDPAERWLRSRIQMFFGDPESL from the coding sequence ATGAATCGAAACGACCTGCGTCGTGTAGACCTCAACCTGCTGATTGTGTTCGAGACGCTGATGCACGAGCGCAGCGTGACCCGCGCCGCAGAAAAACTGTTTCTCGGCCAACCGGCCATCAGCGCGGCGCTGTCGCGCCTGCGCAACCTGTTCGATGACCCGCTGTTCGTGCGCACAGGGCGCAGCATGGAGCCATCGGCACGGGCCCACGAGATCTTCGCCCTGCTGTCACCGGCACTGGATTCGATTTCCACTGCAGTCAGCCGCGCTGCCGAATTCGACCCGGCCACCAGCAATGCGGTGTTCCGCATCGGCTTGTCGGACGACGCCGAGTTCGCCTTGCTGCCGCAACTGCTCAAGCGCATTCGCGCCGAGGCGCCCGGTATCGTGCTGGTGGTGCGACGGGTCAACTACTTGCTGATGCCAACCCTGCTGGCCTCGGGCGAGATTTCGGTGGGTGTCAGCTACACCAGCGAACTGCCGGCCAACGCCAAGCGCAAGGTGCTGCGCCGCAGCATGCCGAAACTGCTGCGCGCCGACAGCGTACCCGGCAGCATCACCCTGGATGACTTCTGCGAGCGGCCCCATGCGTTGGTGTCGTTTGCCGGGGACTTGTCCGGTTTCATCGACGAAGCCCTCGAGGAAATCGGCCGCAAGCGCCACGTGGTGCTGGCGGTACCGCAGTTCAACGGGCTGGGGAGCTTGCTGGCAGGCACCGATATCGTGGCTACGGTACCGGACTACACGGCGGATGCACTGACGGCCGCCGGCGGCTTGCGGGCCGAGGATCTGCCGATACCCGTGCGCAGTTTCGAACTGCACATGGCCTGGCGCGGGGCACAGGACAATGACCCGGCGGAGCGGTGGTTGCGGTCGCGGATACAGATGTTTTTTGGCGACCCTGAGAGTCTTTAG
- a CDS encoding zinc-binding dehydrogenase: MSRMIRFHKFGAADVLRCEEQAEPSPAADEVQIRVEAVGVSWYDVLWRQNLAPSQARLPAGIGHEMAGVVTAVGEGVDDIAVGDRVASFPATSANDHPVYGDVIVLPRTAITRYPNVLTPIEASVHYTPLLIAYFAYVDLARAKAGQTALVTDASHCAGPAFVQLGRALGLKVFAATKDAAQREYLLGLGADKVIVTEEQDLLLQIGKYTDGRGVDMVLDGMGGPQMSLLGDVLAPRGSLVLYGLQGGNQTPFPACAAFQKNIQFYVHCIGNFTGKPELGISQDQVALQRALRDINQFTADQLLTPQIIKVYPFEQVVEAHRYMDQCPCGGRVVLDMAQH, from the coding sequence ATGTCCCGCATGATCCGTTTCCACAAGTTCGGCGCTGCTGACGTGCTCCGTTGCGAAGAGCAGGCCGAACCGTCACCCGCTGCCGACGAGGTGCAGATCCGCGTCGAAGCGGTTGGCGTCAGCTGGTATGACGTGCTTTGGCGCCAGAATCTGGCACCGTCCCAGGCACGTCTGCCAGCAGGGATCGGTCACGAAATGGCCGGGGTGGTGACGGCGGTCGGTGAAGGGGTCGATGACATTGCCGTCGGTGACCGGGTTGCCAGTTTCCCGGCCACCAGCGCCAACGACCACCCGGTATATGGCGATGTCATCGTACTGCCGCGTACAGCCATTACTCGCTATCCGAATGTGCTTACCCCGATTGAGGCCAGCGTGCACTACACCCCGCTGCTGATTGCCTATTTCGCCTACGTCGACCTGGCACGGGCCAAGGCCGGGCAGACAGCACTGGTCACCGATGCCAGCCATTGCGCCGGGCCTGCCTTCGTGCAGCTGGGCAGGGCCCTGGGGCTGAAAGTGTTTGCCGCCACCAAGGATGCGGCGCAGCGAGAGTACCTGCTGGGTCTGGGCGCAGACAAAGTGATTGTCACTGAAGAGCAGGACCTGCTGTTGCAGATTGGCAAGTACACCGATGGCCGCGGCGTTGACATGGTGCTCGATGGCATGGGTGGCCCGCAGATGTCGCTGTTGGGCGATGTGTTGGCGCCGCGTGGCAGCCTGGTGCTGTACGGCCTGCAAGGTGGCAACCAGACACCGTTCCCGGCCTGTGCGGCATTCCAGAAAAACATTCAGTTCTATGTGCACTGCATCGGTAATTTCACCGGCAAGCCAGAGCTTGGCATCAGCCAGGACCAGGTGGCACTGCAGCGTGCCTTGCGCGATATCAACCAGTTCACCGCCGACCAACTGCTGACGCCGCAAATCATCAAGGTGTACCCGTTCGAACAGGTGGTCGAGGCGCATCGTTACATGGACCAATGCCCGTGCGGCGGGCGGGTGGTGCTGGACATGGCGCAACACTGA
- a CDS encoding GntR family transcriptional regulator produces the protein MGRAAPGEFAYRKVYRYLEALIDQAAGVGTCRLPSLRELSRRLRVSLATVQSAYSLLEEEGRVHCLPRSGYYVQNGGKDQTVAVARQPPLPTQPLLERILLGHERRLARQRDRRVASWEALGSARLRNAVAERYTRCSNQYWHADDVQLAPDVLALLETLLTALAMQGGTALVHSPCCWQVLRALGRVGMRVLEVPQDSRGNPELHALAKLLASEPINLLVMPSCLGMPQGRLVSPYFQQQLGQLLGQHPVWLLENDLDSELCYDGPPSTRLRDWIDPRWLLVMGTFEAAVGAEAPYAYLLSRDTVLAKAFAERAFRLAPLRLQALAHMLGKGEIETQLVQQRTDLQRRTQYLAHVLQSQFGQRVVFELPQGGQMLWVSFRQPLAWDGIALALAGSALHALPGEQFGLQGHYPQHLALIWLGGHPDELQRAVRRLAQALEVHCGRNIRFSS, from the coding sequence ATGGGGCGAGCGGCCCCAGGCGAGTTCGCGTATCGCAAGGTGTATCGCTACCTGGAAGCGTTGATCGACCAGGCTGCAGGCGTTGGCACATGCCGTTTGCCGTCATTGCGTGAGCTGTCCCGGCGGTTACGGGTGTCGTTGGCCACGGTACAGAGTGCCTACAGCCTGCTGGAGGAGGAGGGCCGTGTACATTGTCTGCCGAGGTCGGGTTATTACGTACAAAACGGTGGCAAAGATCAGACTGTGGCCGTGGCCCGGCAGCCTCCCTTGCCGACACAGCCACTGTTGGAGCGCATTCTGCTTGGTCATGAACGGCGTTTGGCCCGTCAGCGTGATCGCAGGGTTGCGTCCTGGGAAGCGCTTGGTAGCGCCCGTTTGCGCAATGCTGTGGCTGAGCGATACACCCGCTGCTCCAACCAGTACTGGCATGCCGATGATGTCCAGTTGGCCCCCGATGTGCTGGCGTTGCTGGAGACGCTGCTGACCGCACTGGCCATGCAAGGTGGTACCGCGTTGGTGCATTCACCCTGTTGCTGGCAAGTGTTGCGCGCCTTGGGGCGTGTCGGCATGCGCGTGCTGGAGGTACCACAGGATTCCCGTGGCAACCCCGAGCTGCACGCTTTGGCCAAGCTGCTTGCTAGCGAGCCGATAAACCTGTTGGTCATGCCGTCTTGCCTGGGCATGCCACAAGGGCGGCTGGTTTCACCGTATTTTCAGCAGCAGCTTGGGCAGTTGCTTGGCCAACACCCGGTATGGTTGCTGGAAAACGACCTGGACAGCGAGCTTTGTTACGACGGGCCGCCGAGCACACGCCTGCGTGACTGGATCGACCCGCGCTGGCTGTTGGTGATGGGCACGTTCGAGGCCGCGGTGGGGGCAGAGGCGCCGTATGCCTATTTACTGAGTCGTGACACCGTGTTGGCCAAGGCATTCGCCGAGCGAGCGTTTCGGCTTGCGCCGCTACGCTTGCAGGCGCTTGCTCACATGCTCGGCAAGGGGGAAATCGAAACGCAACTGGTTCAACAGCGCACAGACCTGCAAAGGCGCACGCAATACCTGGCGCATGTGCTGCAGTCGCAATTCGGCCAGCGGGTGGTCTTCGAGCTGCCGCAAGGAGGGCAAATGCTGTGGGTGAGTTTCCGCCAGCCGCTGGCGTGGGACGGTATTGCCTTGGCATTGGCCGGCTCTGCATTGCATGCGCTACCGGGCGAGCAGTTCGGCCTGCAGGGGCATTACCCCCAACACCTCGCGCTGATTTGGCTGGGCGGGCACCCGGATGAATTGCAGCGGGCGGTAAGGCGACTGGCGCAGGCGCTTGAGGTGCACTGCGGGCGAAATATCCGCTTCTCGAGTTGA
- a CDS encoding VRR-NUC domain-containing protein — protein sequence MIAHSVDDPFYYLHNFRQVVSWVEQRYQDLLDDQELAFIRAFSQLQAPAQALMVRMVMRKGELFRSDRLDYAEIGDTALALQPLLALGWVREPEQLELEQLFALLRKEELARCFARQLSRPRAAKHELLAQLQPLALAARSLAEWFPDSEVRILQWCLQPLCDRMRLLFFGNLYQDWSDFVLADLGLLRYEQVPFSSDSRALQQRDDVDLAMALHQCAERLEQGGDPQPILATLQGLHSDNPWLARRHARLQFAVGQQCERLGEWDLATAVYAQCNHPQARIRQVRVLERSEQWGQAHALALQLAAAPANALEEQALQRMLPRLARKLGGPPQRRKRTTPLELIELELPRGHAALGVEEAVRQHLMQEGGQVHYVENTLFNSLFGLLCWEAIFAPVPGAFFNPFQAAPQDLHDSDFQQRRSALFERCLGRLDDGSHRQAILDCYVAKQGLQSPFVFWSMLSEALLEQALACLPAAALKQCFLRLLQDIRSNRAGMPDLIQFWPEQGRYRMVEVKGPGDRLQDNQLRWLEFCRQHGLPVAVCHVRWSESP from the coding sequence GTGATTGCCCATTCCGTCGACGACCCGTTCTACTACCTGCATAACTTCCGCCAGGTAGTGTCGTGGGTCGAACAGCGCTACCAGGACCTGCTCGATGACCAGGAACTGGCCTTCATCCGTGCCTTCAGTCAGTTGCAAGCGCCAGCCCAGGCCTTGATGGTGCGTATGGTCATGCGCAAAGGCGAGTTGTTTCGCAGCGATCGGCTCGACTACGCCGAAATCGGCGATACCGCGCTGGCGCTGCAGCCGTTGCTGGCCCTTGGCTGGGTAAGGGAGCCCGAGCAACTGGAGCTTGAACAGCTGTTCGCGTTGCTGCGCAAAGAAGAGCTGGCCCGCTGCTTCGCCCGGCAACTGAGCCGCCCGCGCGCAGCCAAGCATGAGCTGTTGGCACAGTTGCAACCCCTGGCCCTGGCGGCGCGGTCATTGGCCGAATGGTTCCCCGACAGCGAGGTGCGCATTCTGCAGTGGTGCCTGCAACCTCTGTGCGACCGCATGCGCCTGCTGTTCTTCGGCAACCTGTACCAGGACTGGTCAGACTTTGTCCTCGCCGACCTGGGCTTGCTGCGTTACGAGCAGGTACCATTCAGCTCCGATTCTCGCGCCCTGCAGCAACGTGACGATGTCGACCTGGCCATGGCCCTGCACCAGTGCGCCGAGCGCCTGGAGCAGGGCGGCGACCCGCAGCCGATCCTTGCCACCCTGCAGGGCCTGCACAGCGACAACCCCTGGCTGGCCCGGCGCCATGCGCGGCTGCAATTCGCCGTGGGCCAACAATGCGAGCGCCTGGGTGAATGGGACCTGGCCACGGCCGTGTATGCGCAGTGCAACCATCCCCAGGCGCGCATTCGCCAGGTGAGGGTGCTGGAGCGCAGCGAACAGTGGGGCCAGGCCCATGCACTGGCATTGCAACTGGCTGCGGCACCCGCCAACGCGCTGGAGGAGCAGGCGCTGCAGCGCATGCTGCCACGCCTGGCGCGCAAACTCGGCGGCCCGCCCCAGCGGCGCAAGCGCACCACGCCGCTGGAACTGATCGAGCTCGAACTGCCCCGCGGGCATGCTGCGCTGGGCGTTGAAGAAGCCGTGCGTCAGCACCTGATGCAAGAGGGGGGGCAGGTGCATTACGTGGAAAACACGCTGTTCAACAGCCTGTTTGGCCTGTTGTGCTGGGAGGCCATCTTCGCCCCGGTGCCCGGCGCATTCTTCAACCCGTTCCAGGCCGCGCCACAGGACCTGCACGACAGCGACTTCCAGCAACGGCGCAGTGCACTGTTCGAACGCTGCCTCGGGAGGCTCGACGATGGCAGCCATCGCCAGGCGATTCTCGACTGCTACGTGGCCAAACAGGGGTTGCAGTCGCCGTTCGTGTTCTGGTCCATGCTCAGCGAGGCACTGCTGGAGCAGGCCTTGGCTTGCTTGCCGGCCGCTGCACTCAAGCAATGTTTCCTGCGCCTGTTGCAGGACATTCGCAGCAACCGTGCCGGTATGCCCGACCTTATCCAGTTCTGGCCCGAGCAGGGCCGTTATCGCATGGTCGAGGTCAAGGGGCCCGGTGATCGCCTGCAGGACAATCAACTGCGCTGGTTGGAGTTCTGCCGGCAACACGGCCTGCCGGTCGCGGTGTGCCACGTGCGCTGGAGCGAATCGCCTTGA